A genome region from Fibrobacter succinogenes includes the following:
- a CDS encoding S8 family serine peptidase translates to MFGCIGASAASVNYDLLGRKGSKMNSPMVYKNVDYSKNQKSESQKNDASLKTRALAKKGVGITNDYDALTGAFNSMGFDYQYASPRDPFPYYLKRYRANGSVSEEYYDVLKGRYGYMNQSNMAFKSVPVWASYSPNYEYGSGWTNVNSNEYSLSKEIDDFNNPVQRSPYSRYGDLRYVSYDAVKILLSQRYSISWYDNPSGNDASDWADVGVYIPVDALPVQLDWSKSVPFLRHRAGDQFTNPTPENEVLASRMYSVLKAGTNRASIYVGKNRPMDPSSDTKGPQIYIGAHPGRDPYNPDDDMMFYSGTAKLLDNYIYENRTVELVAAGNYNVYLRNGHISRLGQAANAVTVGVVDPLTGEPAYYTSSQSYICGSGIVEENGVVVCNNTRFRNLKPEIYNYSHFYMNDQKRVYSSSSNGTYIYTPYYDGTEMAAAYTAGMVAELLSANAFYRWHPEVVKALLMTSSKASGKGVPTYGSMMPQRGSSSGIVHESRYWIGDINKLMGDRKKVSFAVKRPSGANKYTAAITWLNHGSDIGRLGDYPQHFRLLSYRSRYTTIDPEYHNPLYATEPNQNFQVLTSDIDKDYVIFEIQFMGQDKSSANYKDQIVLGFDVAFY, encoded by the coding sequence ATGTTTGGGTGCATTGGCGCTAGCGCTGCTTCTGTAAATTACGACCTTCTAGGCCGTAAGGGCAGTAAAATGAATTCGCCGATGGTCTATAAGAATGTAGACTATTCCAAGAACCAAAAGAGCGAATCGCAGAAAAATGACGCCTCTTTGAAAACTCGCGCTTTAGCGAAAAAAGGCGTTGGAATCACGAATGATTATGATGCTTTGACCGGGGCTTTCAATAGCATGGGCTTTGATTATCAGTATGCATCTCCTCGAGATCCGTTCCCTTACTATTTGAAACGCTATAGAGCGAACGGTTCTGTGAGTGAGGAATACTATGATGTATTGAAAGGTCGCTATGGTTACATGAACCAGTCGAATATGGCGTTTAAGTCTGTTCCTGTATGGGCAAGCTATAGCCCGAATTATGAATATGGTAGTGGCTGGACGAATGTCAACTCGAATGAATATTCTTTGTCTAAAGAAATTGATGATTTCAACAATCCGGTGCAACGATCTCCGTATTCACGTTATGGGGATCTTAGATATGTTTCTTATGATGCTGTAAAGATCCTTTTGTCTCAAAGGTATAGTATATCTTGGTACGATAATCCGTCTGGAAATGATGCTTCTGATTGGGCTGATGTGGGTGTCTATATCCCTGTTGATGCGCTTCCTGTCCAATTGGATTGGAGTAAATCGGTACCGTTCCTTCGTCATAGAGCTGGTGACCAGTTTACGAACCCTACGCCTGAAAATGAAGTGCTTGCGTCCAGGATGTATAGCGTTTTAAAGGCTGGAACAAACCGTGCTTCGATTTATGTGGGCAAAAATCGTCCAATGGATCCGTCTTCTGATACTAAGGGACCGCAGATTTATATTGGGGCTCATCCTGGTCGGGATCCTTACAATCCGGATGACGACATGATGTTTTATTCGGGTACGGCTAAATTGCTTGATAATTACATCTATGAAAACCGTACTGTAGAATTGGTTGCCGCCGGTAATTATAATGTTTACTTACGTAATGGGCATATTTCGAGGCTTGGACAAGCTGCGAATGCTGTTACAGTCGGAGTAGTTGATCCTCTTACTGGAGAACCTGCGTACTATACATCGAGTCAATCGTATATTTGTGGGAGCGGCATAGTGGAAGAAAATGGTGTTGTTGTCTGTAATAATACCCGTTTTCGTAATTTAAAGCCGGAAATATATAACTATTCTCATTTTTACATGAATGATCAGAAAAGGGTGTATTCCTCTTCGTCGAACGGTACTTATATATATACCCCGTATTATGATGGTACGGAAATGGCTGCCGCTTATACGGCGGGCATGGTCGCTGAATTGCTGTCGGCCAATGCGTTCTATCGCTGGCATCCAGAAGTTGTAAAGGCTTTGCTAATGACGTCTAGTAAGGCTAGTGGTAAGGGAGTCCCGACTTATGGGAGCATGATGCCTCAGCGCGGATCATCTAGTGGAATTGTTCATGAATCTCGCTATTGGATCGGTGATATCAATAAACTGATGGGAGATAGAAAAAAAGTTTCTTTTGCCGTTAAGAGACCTAGCGGTGCAAATAAATATACAGCGGCCATTACATGGTTGAACCATGGTAGTGATATTGGTAGATTAGGCGATTATCCTCAACATTTCCGTCTTCTTTCTTATCGTAGTCGTTATACGACGATTGATCCTGAATACCATAATCCATTGTATGCGACTGAGCCGAATCAAAATTTCCAAGTTTTGACATCCGATATAGATAAAGATTATGTGATATTTGAAATTCAATTTATGGGACAGGATAAGTCTAGCGCAAATTACAAGGACCAAATTGTCCTTGGCTTTGATGTTGCCTTCTATTAA